From Gemmatimonadaceae bacterium:
GTTCTGCCTAAGGGCCTCGAGCCCGTTCGTTAGCCTGGGTGCCACTCGTTATTGATCGCCGAGAGCCCGAACAGTTGCCGGGGGCTGGACCCCGCATCACGCAAGGTTGGGCCACGCCGATCGTTCTTCGCACCGAGGTACTCATGGACTGCTACATCGGCATCGATGTCTCGAAGGCGACGCTCGACATCGCTGCACTCCCCGATGGGGAGAGCTGGACCGTCACGAATGATGACGCGGGCCTCGCCGAGTTGATGCCGCGACTCGTCGCGCTCACGCCGGCGCTCGTCGTCATGGAGGCCACCGGCGGCTTCGAGATGCTCACGGCGATCACGCTCGCCAAAGCCGGTCTGCCGATTGCGGTCGTGAATCCGCGCCAGGTGCGCGACTTCGCGAAAGCGATGGGCCAGCTCGCCAAGACGGACGCGCTCGATGCCGGCATGCTCGCTGATTTTGCGCAGCGCGTGCGGCCGGAGCCTCGTCCGCTGCCCGACGAAGCGGCGCAGCGGCTCGACAGTCTGCTCACGCGCCGCCGGCAGATCGTCGAGATGCTCACCGCGGAAAAGAATCGTCTCGGCTTTGCGCGTGGGCCAGTCAAGCGCGACATCAGCCAGCATATTCGCTGGCTCGAGAAGCGGCTCACCGATGTCGACGGTGATTTGCAGGACGCCGTCGCCGCGAGTCCACTGTACCAGGCGAAGTCGGATCTCTTGCGCAGCGTGCCGGGCGTCGGGCCGGTGACCGCGCTCACGCTGCTCGCGACGCTACCGGAGCTCGGTCATCTGTC
This genomic window contains:
- a CDS encoding IS110 family transposase, encoding MDCYIGIDVSKATLDIAALPDGESWTVTNDDAGLAELMPRLVALTPALVVMEATGGFEMLTAITLAKAGLPIAVVNPRQVRDFAKAMGQLAKTDALDAGMLADFAQRVRPEPRPLPDEAAQRLDSLLTRRRQIVEMLTAEKNRLGFARGPVKRDISQHIRWLEKRLTDVDGDLQDAVAASPLYQAKSDLLRSVPGVGPVTALTLLATLPELGHLSRHQIAALVGVAPMNRDSGTMRGKRMVWGGRAPVRAVLYMAALVGLKHNPVLRVFYERLRAAGKPFKVAATACMRKLLTILNAMLHQHRRWDPQHA